Proteins from a genomic interval of Francisella salimarina:
- a CDS encoding FAD-binding and (Fe-S)-binding domain-containing protein: MKTSKLPVLNNTNALNALISAFAEELMSKGFEGDIHSDYASRISSSMDNSVYHVVPELIVFPYGKNDVNRVFALASKKEYQEIKFAPRGGGTGTSGHSLCAGVIIDTSRYMNNILEVDFDNGYVKVEPGVVLDQLNDTLADSEYFFAPNLSPSNRATLGGMVNTDACGKGSRIYGRTSAHVLELECTLINGQKLSTKKIKLSDLNEDKLNDIEKNIYSIVVEHIIDKYELIEEKFPKLSRYLTGYNLAKTYNKDDNTVNLSYLISGSEGTLAFVTELKLKLTKKPKFKALFAISYNSFDDALRAARDLLSSKPSAIETIDNNIIEIAKGDEIYHKIKYMLEKNNSINVAAVNLVEFIADSQHELDNMTSRLERQLLEKQSVFHFTESQTDMDSLWELRKKGVGLLGAMKGDRKPIPFIEDTTVAPEKLADYIKELTVLLDSYGVRYGMFGHVDVGCLHVRPALDMSSAEDSQKVKQITQRVSELVRKYGGVLCGEHGHGYRSEYIKEYFGQELYDSLGHIKKVFDPHNQLNPGKITVPTGSKDKLVKVDGPFRGYSDEQVPKDMREQFSGAYNCNGNSQCLNYNLDTVICPSAKASRNWLYSPKGRSAVLREWLNQLSAAGYSTKDKVYNTGFDKIEDYPDDFSHQVYDSLDKCLGCKACVSGCPIKVDIPTMKSKFLYHYHSKYKRPGLDYFVKYSESLLRINLYMPKIYNDIFNTQFVRAGLTNLVGFADTPIISSLNLRSELKKRGAPEFNLEEMRSLSTEQKKRAVCIVQDIFTSLYDTHIVLSLYDFLTALGFRVYFAPFRVNGKPSHVKGFLKYFKKHALKATKLYNQIAETKVEMIGVDPAMTLVYRDEYKQACRDKIRFKVKLVQEWLITKLDTLPTMQKMLDKEFNLFNHCTEKSLSVVSVEQWQKIFKHFGVETKAVKVGCCGMSGSFGHETKHIDASKHIYNLSWKAKIKESGIRSVIATGFSCRCQVKRMEGHTIKHPVEILELNRKKQHKVLTHKI, translated from the coding sequence ATGAAAACAAGTAAACTGCCAGTCTTAAATAATACAAATGCTTTAAATGCTTTGATTAGTGCTTTTGCTGAAGAGTTGATGAGTAAAGGGTTTGAAGGTGATATACATTCTGATTATGCTTCAAGAATATCATCATCAATGGATAACAGTGTATATCATGTTGTTCCTGAGCTTATTGTTTTTCCATATGGTAAGAATGATGTTAATAGAGTTTTTGCATTAGCGAGTAAGAAGGAGTATCAAGAAATTAAATTTGCTCCTCGTGGAGGGGGTACTGGTACTTCAGGGCACTCATTATGTGCTGGGGTCATTATAGATACTAGTCGATACATGAATAATATTCTAGAAGTAGATTTTGATAATGGATATGTTAAAGTTGAGCCAGGTGTTGTGCTTGACCAGCTGAATGATACATTAGCTGATTCAGAATATTTCTTTGCACCAAATTTATCACCTAGTAATAGAGCAACTTTAGGAGGTATGGTAAACACTGATGCGTGTGGTAAAGGTTCTAGAATTTATGGACGGACAAGTGCGCATGTCTTAGAGTTGGAGTGTACTTTAATAAATGGGCAGAAGTTATCTACTAAAAAAATTAAATTAAGTGATCTTAATGAAGATAAATTAAATGACATTGAGAAAAATATATACTCAATAGTTGTTGAACATATTATAGATAAGTACGAATTAATTGAGGAGAAATTTCCCAAGTTAAGTCGTTATTTAACAGGCTACAATCTTGCCAAAACCTATAACAAAGATGACAATACTGTCAATCTAAGCTATTTAATATCTGGTTCGGAAGGAACATTAGCTTTTGTTACGGAACTCAAACTTAAACTAACTAAAAAACCTAAATTTAAAGCACTGTTTGCGATTTCATACAATAGTTTTGATGATGCGTTGAGAGCTGCTAGAGATTTATTGTCATCTAAGCCATCTGCTATAGAGACCATAGACAATAATATAATTGAAATTGCAAAGGGCGATGAGATTTATCACAAGATAAAATATATGCTTGAAAAGAATAACTCTATTAATGTGGCAGCAGTAAATTTAGTTGAATTTATTGCTGATAGTCAACATGAGTTAGATAATATGACCTCGCGTCTAGAAAGGCAATTACTAGAAAAACAATCAGTGTTTCATTTCACAGAAAGCCAAACTGATATGGATAGTCTTTGGGAGTTGAGAAAAAAAGGTGTAGGCTTACTTGGTGCAATGAAAGGAGATCGTAAACCAATACCTTTCATTGAAGATACAACAGTAGCTCCTGAGAAATTAGCAGACTATATCAAAGAGTTAACAGTGTTGCTAGACTCTTATGGTGTAAGATATGGGATGTTTGGTCATGTTGATGTAGGGTGTTTGCATGTAAGACCAGCACTAGATATGTCCTCAGCTGAAGATTCTCAGAAGGTTAAACAAATTACTCAAAGGGTTAGTGAACTTGTTAGAAAGTATGGTGGGGTTTTATGTGGTGAGCATGGTCACGGCTATCGAAGTGAATATATAAAAGAGTACTTTGGTCAAGAGCTTTATGACTCATTAGGACATATCAAAAAAGTATTTGACCCGCATAATCAACTTAATCCGGGTAAAATTACTGTTCCAACAGGTAGTAAGGATAAGCTTGTAAAAGTAGATGGGCCATTCAGGGGTTATTCAGATGAGCAAGTGCCTAAAGATATGCGCGAACAATTTTCTGGAGCATATAACTGTAATGGTAATTCGCAGTGTTTAAACTATAATTTAGACACTGTAATATGTCCATCAGCCAAAGCTAGTAGAAACTGGTTATATTCACCAAAAGGAAGGTCAGCGGTATTACGTGAGTGGCTTAATCAGCTTTCAGCAGCAGGATACTCAACAAAGGATAAAGTCTATAATACGGGTTTCGATAAAATAGAAGATTATCCTGATGATTTCTCTCATCAAGTTTATGACTCTTTGGATAAATGCTTAGGGTGTAAAGCTTGTGTGTCAGGTTGTCCTATAAAAGTTGATATCCCTACAATGAAATCGAAATTCTTATACCATTATCATTCTAAGTATAAGAGACCTGGTCTAGATTATTTCGTTAAATATAGTGAGTCACTGTTGAGAATCAACTTATACATGCCAAAAATATATAATGATATTTTTAATACTCAGTTTGTTAGAGCTGGATTGACTAATTTAGTTGGTTTTGCAGATACTCCAATCATCAGTTCGTTAAATTTAAGGTCAGAGCTCAAAAAAAGAGGCGCTCCAGAGTTTAATCTTGAAGAAATGAGAAGTTTGTCTACTGAACAGAAGAAAAGAGCTGTTTGTATCGTCCAAGATATATTTACATCACTGTATGATACTCATATAGTTCTGTCATTGTATGATTTCTTGACAGCACTAGGCTTTAGAGTATATTTTGCTCCGTTTAGAGTTAATGGTAAGCCTTCTCATGTGAAGGGTTTTCTGAAGTATTTTAAAAAGCATGCTCTAAAAGCTACTAAACTATACAATCAAATAGCTGAAACTAAAGTCGAAATGATTGGGGTTGATCCTGCTATGACGCTGGTTTATAGAGATGAGTATAAACAAGCTTGTCGAGATAAAATAAGATTTAAAGTCAAACTGGTACAAGAATGGTTGATAACAAAACTTGATACCTTACCTACTATGCAAAAAATGTTAGATAAAGAGTTTAATCTTTTTAATCATTGTACAGAAAAGTCTTTATCTGTCGTGTCAGTAGAGCAGTGGCAAAAAATATTTAAGCATTTCGGTGTTGAGACAAAAGCAGTTAAAGTTGGATGTTGTGGCATGTCTGGTAGTTTTGGACATGAGACTAAACATATTGATGCCTCTAAACATATTTATAATTTGAGCTGGAAAGCTAAAATTAAAGAAAGTGGTATAAGATCTGTGATTGCCACAGGATTCTCCTGTAGGTGCCAAGTGAAACGTATGGAAGGACATACAATAAAACATCCTGTTGAGATATTGGAATTAAATAGAAAAAAACAGCATAAAGTGTTGACACATAAAATCTAG